A region of Salvia splendens isolate huo1 chromosome 17, SspV2, whole genome shotgun sequence DNA encodes the following proteins:
- the LOC121774130 gene encoding uncharacterized protein LOC121774130, with protein sequence MVFARVTLQKLKTTSELNFPNWTSRDSYISCPRLRPGRKTTPAFEAYSQGEVLVSMLMVITKLTSTTTSGNKSCMLIRTPKECATNRGCSGKIGKVFLVRTVQRVWGARTLRWQLPPYRQTGPVAVNAMKMTTILPSRISYLIRVPKGSRGWRINIAAQHTLNIWSLTPNLAPKNERLLLLMMR encoded by the exons ATGGTTTTCGCTCGGGTTACCTTACAAAAATTGAAGACAACATCCGAGCTGAATTTCCCGAATTGGACATCAAGGGACAGCTACATATCGTGTCCAAGATTACGGCCTGGAAGAAAAACTACACCAGCCTTCGAGGCATACTCTCAAGGAGAGGTGTTGGTTTCAATGCTGATGGTGATTACAAAATTGACATCAACGACGACCAGTGGGAACAAGTCGTGCAT GCTGATAAGAACGCCAAAGGAATGCGCAACAAATCGTGGCTGTTCTGGGAAGATTGGAAAAGTATTTTTGGTAAGGACCGTGCAACGGGTGTGGGGGGCGAGGACATTGAGGTGGCAGCTGCCACCTTACAGGCAAACCGGGCCAGTGGCAGTCAATGCAATGAAAATGACTACCATCCTACCTTCGAGGATTTCTTACCTAATCAGAGTCCCAAAGGGGTCGAGGGGATGGAGAATCAACATAGCAGCTCAGCACACACTGAACATCTGGTCTCTAACACCAAATCTGGCACCCAAAAATGAAAGGCTCCTGCTACTGATGATGCGTTGA